A genomic window from Peromyscus maniculatus bairdii isolate BWxNUB_F1_BW_parent chromosome 1, HU_Pman_BW_mat_3.1, whole genome shotgun sequence includes:
- the LOC143271954 gene encoding vomeronasal type-1 receptor 4-like: MSSQNKTLKATEELALQTFLLFQVGTGTLANILLFVHNFSPIFTGSQLRPTQVIVTNLAVANVFILLVIAFPFNVMVFVKKNPYTNLQCKIGYFIHMVARSTNMCSTSVLSIHQFLTLVPGYWGRLMPRGRAPNVLSYSCYSCWLFSVLNNVYIPIKVTGPQSTGNDTHNQGKWVCSTSGFNAGFVFLRFSHDATFISIMIWTSLSMVLLLHRHHQKTQHILTANQNHRGHAETRAAHTILMLVVTFVGLYLLNFICLIFQLFLMDYHIWLRHVNEALTAGFPTISPFLLIFRDPKDPCSVLFNC; the protein is encoded by the coding sequence ATGTCCTCTCAGAATAAAACTCTAAAAGCCACTGAGGAATTGGCTCTCCAGACTTTCCTGCTTTTCCAGGTCGGAACTGGGACACTGGCCAACATTCTTCTGTTTGTCCACAATTTCTCTCCCATCTTTACTGGCTCTCAACTGAGGCCCACACAGGTCATTGTCACCAACTTGGCCGTGGCCAATGTGTTCATTCTCCTCGTTATTGCATTTCCATTCAACGTGAtggtttttgttaaaaaaaatccttatactAACCTGCAATGCAAAATTGGGTACttcattcacatggtggctcgaAGCACAAACATGTGCTCCACCTCTGTCCTGAGCATCCATCAGTTTCTCACTCTTGTTCCTGGTTATTGGGGTAGGCTGATGCCTCGAGGAAGAGCCCCTAATGTCTTAAGTTATTCTTGTTACAGTTGTTGGTTGTTCAGTGTCTTAAATAATGTCTACATTCCAATCAAAGTCACTGGTCCACAGAGCACAGGCAATGACACTCACAATCAAGGCAAGTGGGTTTGCTCCACATCTGGATTCAATGCAGGCTTTGTCTTCTTGCGTTTTTCCCATGATGCCACATTCATCAGCATCATGATTTGGACTAGTCTCTCCATGGTCCTTCTCCTCCATAGACATCACCAGAAAACACAGCACATCCTCACTGCCAATCAGAACCACAGAGGCCATGCTGAGACCAGAGCAGCCCACACCATCCTCATGCTGGTGGTCACATTTGTTGGCTTGTACCTCCTAAATTTTATTTGTCTAATCTTTCAATTGTTTTTAATGGACTATCATATCTGGTTGAGGCATGTAAATGAAGCTTTGACTGCAGGCTTCCCCACTATTTCTCCCTTCCTGTTGATCTTTAGGGATCCTAAGGATCCCTGTTCTGTGCTCTTCAACTGCTGA